One genomic segment of Ictalurus punctatus breed USDA103 chromosome 12, Coco_2.0, whole genome shotgun sequence includes these proteins:
- the cygb1 gene encoding cytoglobin-1, with product MEGNSGEHKQTEGPETLMEEERVTITNTWAKVYENKEAAGVAVLIRLFTSFPSTKQYFSEFRHMEDTQEMQSSAQLQKHAVLVMKALNALVESVDDGEKTASVVEKVAKSHARKHKVEPVNFKILAGVILEVLVEVFPESFGVEAQRAWSKLMDVLYWHVTRVYSEIGWTSTE from the exons atGGAGGGAAACAGCGGAGAGCACAAGCAGACAGAAGGACCGGAGACGCTCATGGAGGAAGAAAGAGTGACAATCACGAATACCTGGGCAAAGGTGTATGAGAATAAAGAGGCAGCAGGAGTCGCAGTGCTCATCAG ACTCTTTACAAGTTTCCCCTCAACGAAGCAGTACTTCAGCGAGTTTCGCCACATGGAGGATACACAGGAAATGCAGTCGAGCGCGCAACTGCAGAAACACGCCGTGCTGGTGATGAAGGCGCTCAATGCGCTGGTGGAGAGCGTCGACGATGGAGAGAAGACAGCGTCTGTGGTGGAGAAGGTGGCCAAATCACACGCTCGCAAACACAAAGTGGAGCCGGTGAACTTTAAA ATCCTGGCTGGAGTCATTCTAGAAGTGCTGGTGGAGGTTTTCCCAGAATCCTTCGGTGTGGAGGCGCAGAGGGCGTGGTCGAAACTGATGGATGTGCTTTACTGGCATGTCACTCGGGTCTACTCTGAGATCGGCTGGACTTCCACAGaatga